A single window of Dermacentor albipictus isolate Rhodes 1998 colony chromosome 1, USDA_Dalb.pri_finalv2, whole genome shotgun sequence DNA harbors:
- the LOC135904846 gene encoding pancreatic triacylglycerol lipase-like yields the protein MLVPSWQFKIMKIRCILSGPSFLVTVLATAAVCASHEDYIELGESKSGDVEIIKAIDYDTEIAKQQRKKIELLHESVCYTGVGCFSRWDRMTHPIALPQNPRDVGTQFHVYSRQNDDIPTVFTEPGPRSIASYTHLFREPRKLVVLLHGFTQSVASPWLHYTKTSLLKKEDAIVILVDWANGCRSPNYFAAAGNSALIGRQVSLALQSLVRVFPDAVDPANIHVVGFSLGGQASGFCGRHFLNSTGRSLGRITALDPAGPLFEESDVHVSKADAMFVDIIHTSYGWNVLNGDLGMQAAAGHVDFYPNFQERQPGCDTFSLSCRHRRAHKYFVESILSDSCKFVSTACRPGVTETKCDQLPSGEMGYGSEKAPGRGEQFLRTNNEPPFCLPVESGSATSRYAEHQPE from the exons ATGCTTGTCCCTTCCTGGCAGTTCAAAATAATGAAAATACGCTGCATATTAT CGGGACCGAGTTTTTTGGTGACCGTGCTAGCAACCGCTGCGGTCTGCGCTTCTCACGAAGACTACATTGAACTTGGAGAAAGCAAGTCTGGGGATGTTGAAATAATCAAAGCCATCGACTACGACACTGAAATTGCAAAG CAGCAACGAAAGAAGATAGAGTTGCTCCACGAGAGCGTCTGTTACACCGGCGTGGGATGCTTCTCGAGGTGGGACCGCATGACTCACCCAATAGCACTGCCCCAAAATCCACGAGACGTGGGCACGCAGTTCCACGTGTACAGCCGGCAAAACGACGACATTCCGACAGTATTTACGGAACCGGGGCCTAGGTCCATCGCTTCCTATACGCATTTATTCCGGGAACCCAGGAAGCTGGTGGTTCTCCTGCACGGATTCACGCAGTCCGTCGCTTCTCCGTGGCTCCATTACACCAAAACATCTCTGCTCAAGAAG GAGGATGCCATTGTGATACTGGTGGACTGGGCCAACGGCTGCCGCTCCCCCAACTATTTCGCGGCTGCAGGCAACAGCGCTCTCATCGGGCGCCAGGTGTCTCTAGCGCTGCAATCATTGGTACGCGTCTTTCCTGACGCTGTGGATCCTGCCAACATCCATGTAGTCGGCTTCAGCCTGGGCGGTCAAGCGTCTGGCTTCTGCGGCCGCCACTTTCTCAACTCGACAGGACGCAGCTTGGGCAGGATCACTG CCCTGGATCCAGCGGGTCCGCTCTTCGAGGAGAGCGACGTCCACGTGAGCAAGGCGGATGCGATGTTCGTGGACATTATCCACACCAGTTACGGCTGGAACGTGCTCAATGGGGACCTTGGCATGCAAGCTGCCGCCGGCCACGTGGACTTTTATCCCAATTTCCAGGAGAGGCAACCTGGTTGCGACACTTTTA GTCTTTCCTGTCGCCACAGGAGGGCGCACAAATACTTCGTCGAGTCCATTTTGTCTGATTCGTGCAAGTTCGTGTCCACTGCATGTCGACCGGGCGTTACTGAAACGAAATGTGACCAGCTTCCTAGCGGCGAAATGGGCTACGGCAGCGAGAAGGCACCCGGACGTGGCGAACAATTCCTGAGAACAAACAACGAACCACCCTTTTGCCTGCCAGTCGAGTCGGGCAGTGCAACGTCCAGATATGCCGAACATCAGCCTGAATAA
- the LOC135904825 gene encoding pancreatic lipase-related protein 2-like yields MFLKLCLFSLLATSLAATQEASKKFHREQQKSDAKEKREGCCSDMEMISTEELKWGKGMLRSIHLANEAVKKLPQNAFYSDHTVCFDKVGCFDRLGGKFSHFVSSPKSPEVIGTKFLLHSRLNKDTPVLLDYADNATLDVAHFNETKELVFVIHGFGASAEKNWVIKLKEAFLNLNDVNVVLVDWRNGSKSPDYVSAAANTALVGRQISLLIQELIRSHPDTMNATQVYLVGYSLGAQVAGFCGRHFFNATGTKIGRITALDAAGPLFESYEFQVCKEDASYVDAIHTTAGSNVLAGLLGIESPFGHVNFYPNGGRSQPGCWFFDVLCHHRRSVQYFMESIHENRHCLFKSNPCESIDSFLDSKCNSTGPHGEMGYFSDSAEGRGAQFLWTNGNNPFCKA; encoded by the exons TTTCACTGCTAGCTACTTCGCTTGCTGCCACTCAAGAAGCCAGCAAAAAATTTCATCGCGAACAACAGAAGTCCGAtgcgaaagaaaagagagaaggtTGCTGCTCGGATATGGAAATGATTTCCACCGAAGAGCTGAAGTGGGGGAAAGGGATGCTTCGAAGCATTCACCTCGCCAACGAAGCAGTCAAG AAACTTCCACAGAATGCCTTCTACAGCGATCACACGGTGTGCTTCGACAAGGTCGGTTGCTTCGATCGCCTAGGCGGAAAATTTTCCCATTTTGTCTCCAGTCCGAAGTCGCCGGAAGTCATTGGGACGAAATTCCTGCTCCACTCTCGACTTAACAAGGATACTCCGGTGCTGTTAGACTACGCTGACAACGCCACGCTCGACGTCGCTCACTTCAACGAAACCAAGGAACTGGTCTTTGTGATCCACGGCTTCGGCGCTTCAGCGGAAAAGAATTGGGTGATCAAGCTGAAGGAAGCCTTCTTGAATCTG AATGATGTGAACGTGGTACTGGTCGACTGGAGGAACGGCAGTAAGTCGCCAGACTACGTCTCCGCGGCAGCAAACACTGCTTTGGTAGGGCGCCAGATCTCCTTGCTGATCCAAGAACTCATACGTTCTCATCCGGACACCATGAACGCCACACAAGTATACCTGGTCGGCTACAGTCTTGGCGCACAGGTTGCCGGATTCTGCGGACGTCATTTCTTCAACGCGACGGGAACCAAAATTGGGCGCATCACCG CGTTAGACGCAGCCGGACCACTTTTCGAGTCCTATGAATTCCAAGTGTGCAAGGAGGACGCATCATACGTAGACGCCATCCACACGACAGCCGGGAGCAACGTTCTTGCAGGACTGCTGGGCATAGAGAGCCCCTTCGGCCATGTTAACTTCTATCCAAACGGTGGAAGGTCGCAGCCAGGTTGCTGGTTTTTCG ATGTGCTTTGCCATCACCGCCGCTCAGTACAGTATTTCATGGAGTCCATACATGAGAACCGACATTGCCTATTCAAGTCGAACCCTTGTGAAAGCATTGACAGCTTTCTGGATTCGAAGTGCAATTCTACGGGACCTCATGGCGAAATGGGTTACTTCAGCGACAGTGCCGAAGGTCGTGGAGCCCAGTTCCTGTGGACCAACGGAAACAACCCCTTCTGTAAGGCGTGA